In the Hordeum vulgare subsp. vulgare chromosome 7H, MorexV3_pseudomolecules_assembly, whole genome shotgun sequence genome, one interval contains:
- the LOC123411090 gene encoding protein GFS12 isoform X2, whose translation MASYMNLSVEQNVINSLNLLCENTISGSAGLGFLSFVGFSAFDDIHPSGLVRHPNILPVLGVVESSDCCYMFQPKAPYTLENIMHYSPEALCSDWHIRFFIYQMISALAYLHDFGVHHDNLKPSTILMSDSLWPYLSISDTSHVKQNRGFGGPEGSTRNSCCAEEDCSSRSIFASFNLSSSLDWSSHFKRWWTGELSNYEYLLVLNKIAGRRWGDPAFHPVMPWVIDFTVKPDENSDIGWRDLTKSKWRLAKGDEQLDFTYSSSDVPYHVSDECLSELAVCSYKARRLSKTILRSAVRSVYEPNEYPSSMQRLYQWTPDECIPEFFSDPWIFVSLHSEMSNLALPSWVTSSEEFICLHRDALESDRVSQQLHHWIDITFGYKLAGEASVEAKNVMLPPNDPSRPKSIGRRQLFTKPHPKRLISTPHSAYHSKVESCARCQGKGSNSTTDVLLNDSNPPSMFSQVDYLEEFEQATLFMELQHHLNPIYSYSNTAACCCSSVKCPKSHFSDQEVLQPDNVLSAVPDFDFGSYLECFESDDNSFIGYQELLRWKQRSSSVIEHHANDIFSIGCMLAEMYLHRPLFDASLLAAYKETGMLPEALHELPVHVSLLVESCIQRQWKRRPCSKHLLESPYFPPSVRSAYMFLAPLQLLCTSGDRLKYVTKLASEGALKAMGEFAAEVCAPYCLPFVSSSRSDVDTESCLRLLKEFLKCLSVQAAKKLILPIIQKILQASEYSHLKVSLLQDSFVRELWKKLGKRTYIEKVHPLVIANLHNSPNKITASSASIVLIGSSEELGIPITVHQTLLPLIHTFGKGLCADGIETLVRIGGLLGESFIVKQILPLLRNVILFCIDSSKVIKPEPQQSWNSFALIDGLSALEGLVSVLPVKAVLRELFQDQVCLHIKILMLIHLDLHVIQVAATAFVDLCLRIGPDNTVIHVLPHLKELFAELAFFQESSAVSLPTKGLKISERNKSEPIKMESRIDLVLLLYPFLASLVGIEKLREYCSTWFLLEQSLQRLYNWKFEASSKCSISAENLKTERFQPGSDTSSEVVPTEPFNGAGWSASRSQFPKTGWMAASKHRSRLEHGTSSDNLSPSTSGSHPWFWFPTPDSSWGVPDLLGRSSGLKDELPWKIEASVLYSARAHPGALRSLEVHDDECTVFTGGVGPGFKGSVQRWELANMNCTSGYYGHEEVVNSICILSITGKVASCDGTIHIWNGQTGKLIAAHTESSTSFPLQTASVEQANMLNQDALSGGILSNAFRGSLYTTMHYMASEDKLVAGMGNGSIRFIDVSRDQKLHLWKSDSAEISFSSLVSAICSSGSDKPRNGSLVASSSWIAAGLSSGYCRLLDERSGKIIAVWRAHDGHITKLASPEDHLIASSSLDKTLRIWDLRRNLSVQSNIFRSHSDGIFDFSVWGQDLVSVTRNKIALTSLSRSTSEIGHQQLVLQNLCSTDRGVKYKNMSVLSAISVLPLSRLFVVGTEDGFLKICH comes from the exons ATGGCAAGTTATATGAATTTATCCGTTGAACAGAATGTGATTAATTCACTAAATCTGCTATGTGAAAACACCATTAGTGGATCAGCTGGTTTAGGTTTTCTCAGTTTTGTTGGATTTTCAGCATTCGATGATATACATCCTTCTGGGCTTGTGAGACATCCCAACATCTTACCTGTGTTAGGTGTTGTAGAATCATCTGATTGCTGCTACATGTTTCAACCAAAAGCTCCATACACTTTGGAGAACATCATGCACTACAGTCCAGAGGCATTGTGCTCAGATTGGCACATCAGATTTTTCATCTACCAAATGATATCTGCATTGGCATATCTTCATGATTTTGGAGTTCATCACGACAATCTGAAACCATCAACCATCTTGATGTCAGATTCTCTATGGCCTTATCTCAGCATAAGTGATACATCTCATGTTAAACAGAACCGGGGTTTTGGGGGACCTGAAGGTTCAACGCGTAATTCATGCTGTGCTGAGGAGGATTGTTCTTCAAGATCCATTTTTGCTAGTTTCAATCTTTCATCATCCTTAGATTGGTCTTCTCACTTCAAACGATGGTGGACTGGGGAGTTGAGCAATTACGAGTACCTTCTTGTCTTGAACAAGATAGCTGGTAGGAGATGGGGTGATCCAGCTTTTCATCCGGTGATGCCTTGGGTAATAGATTTCACAGTGAAGCCTGACGAAAATTCTGACATTGGCTGGAGAGACCTCACCAAAAGTAAATGGCGGTTGGCAAAGGGCGATGAACAATTGGATTTTACTTACTCATCATCTGATGTTCCATATCATGTTTCTGACGAGTGTCTCTCAGAGCTAGCAGTTTGCAGTTACAAAGCAAGAAGGCTATCAAAGACCATCTTGAGGTCAGCTGTCCGCTCTGTCTACGAGCCCAACGAATACCCATCTAGTATGCAAAGGCTTTATCAATGGACTCCAGATGAATGCATCCCAGAGTTCTTTAGTGATCCTTGGATTTTTGTCTCTCTTCATTCTGAAATGAGTAATTTGGCTTTGCCTTCTTGGGTGACCTCTTCAGAGGAATTCATTTGTCTTCACAGGGATGCCTTAGAGAGTGACCGAGTCTCACAACAACTGCATCATTGGATTGATATAACCTTTGGCTATAAACTTGCTGGGGAGGCATCTGTTGAAGCTAAGAATGTCATGTTGCCTCCCAATGATCCGTCAAGGCCTAAATCAATTGGGCGACGGCAACTTTTTACAAAGCCACATCCTAAGCGTCTTATTAGCACACCTCACTCAGCCTACCACAGTAAAGTGGAATCTTGTGCAAGATGCCAAGGAAAAGGAAGCAATTCAACTACTGATGTGTTGTTAAATGACAGTAATCCCCCAAGTATGTTTTCACAAGTTGATTATTTGGAAGAGTTTGAAcaagcaacattatttatggagcTTCAACATCATTTGAATCCAATATACAGTTACTCTAACACTGCTGCTTGTTGTTGCTCGTCAGTCAAATGTCCCAAGAGCCATTTTTCAGATCAGGAAGTATTGCAACCTGATAATGTATTATCAGCGGTGCCTGATTTTGATTTTGGCTCCTATCTCGAATGCTTTGAGTCCGATGATAATTCTTTTATTGGTTATCAAGAGCTGTTGCGCTGGAAGCAAAGGTCTAGTTCTGTTATTGAGCATCATGCAAATGATATATTTTCAATAGGGTGCATGTTAGCAGAAATGTATCTGCACAGACCACTTTTTGATGCTTCCTTGCTAGCTGCATATAAAGAAACTGGTATGCTGCCAGAAGCACTCCATGAATTGCCTGTTCATGTCAGTTTGCTTGTTGAGTCATGTATCCAAAGGCAATGGAAAAG GAGGCCGTGTTCAAAGCATCTTCTGGAGTCACCATATTTTCCTCCGTCAGTTCGATCCGCATATATGTTTCTTGCTCCACTTCAACTTCTGTGTACATCTGGAGATCGCCTGAAGTATGTTACTAAGCTTGCAAGTGAAGGGGCACTTAAAGCCATGGGAGAATTTGCTGCTGAAGTGTGTGCACCTTACTGCCTACCTTTTGTTTCATCATCTCGGTCGGATGTTGACACCGAGTCTTGCTTGCGTCTGCTTAAAGAGTTTTTGAAGTGCTTGAGTGTCCAAGCAGCTAAGAAACTTATTCTGCCCATCATTCAGAAAATCTTACAG GCATCAGAATATTCACATCTGAAGGTTTCTCTCCTTCAAGATTCTTTTGTCCGAGAATTATGGaaaaaattgggaaaaagaacttATATTGAGAAGGTGCATCCCTTGGTCATAGCAAACTTACACAATTCACCTAACAAGATCACTGCATCTTCTGCATCCATTGTTTTAATTGGTTCAAGTGAGGAACTAGGAATACCAATCACTGTTCATCAG ACACTTTTACCACTAATCCACACTTTCGGCAAAGGTTTATGTGCTGATGGAATTGAAACTTTGGTCAGGATAG GTGGACTTCTTGGGGAAAGTTTTATTGTCAAGCAAATTCTCCCCTTGCTGAGGAATGTTATACTTTTTTGTATTGACTCCTCCAAGGTGATTAAGCCAGAACCACAGCAGAGTTGGAACTCTTTTGCTCTGATTGATGGCTTATCTGCGTTGGAAGGCCTTGTATCAGTTCTTCCAGTTAAGGCAGTTCTCAGGGAGCTTTTCCAG GACCAAGTCTGTCTTCATATAAAGATTCTTATGCTGATCCATTTGGACCTTCATGTGATTCAG GTGGCAGCTACTGCATTTGTTGACCTTTGTCTACGAATTGGACCAGATAATACTGTCATACATGTTTTGCCACATCTAAAAGAGCTTTTTGCTGAATTGGCCTTTTTTCAAGAGTCTTCTGCTGTTAGCCTTCCTACAAAAGGGTTAAAAAtctcagaaagaaacaaaagtgaGCCGATTAAAATGGAATCTAGAATCGATCTCGT GTTGTTGCTATATCCTTTCCTGGCATCACTTGTTGGAATAGAGAAGCTCCGTGAATACTGCTCTACATGGTTTCTATTGGAGCAGTCTCTTCAAAGGTTGTACAATTGGAAG TTTGAGGCTTCCAGTAAATGTTCTATAAGTGCTGAAAATTTGAAAACTGAAAGGTTTCAGCCTGGCAGCGACACCTCGTCTGAGGTTGTTCCAACAGAACCTTTTAACGGGGCAGGGTGGTCTGCGTCTCGATCTCAATTCCCTAAAACTGGTTGGATGGCAGCTTCCAAGCACAGATCTAGGCTCGAGCATGGGACATCTAGTGACAATTTGTCTCCATCAACTTCTGGAAGTCACCCGTGGTTTTGGTTCCCTACTCCTGACAGTAGTTGGGGCGTACCAGATCTTCTTGGACGTAGTAGCGGTTTGAAGGATGAACTTCCATGGAAGATCGAAGCTTCAGTCCTTTACTCAGCCCGTGCACACCCTGGGGCTCTGCGGTCATTAGAAGTCCATGATGATGAGTGCACGGTTTTTACTGGGGGAGTTGGACCTGGTTTTAAAGGAAGTGTACAGCGTTGGGAGTTGGCCAACATGAATTGCACATCTGGATATTATGGACATGAAGAG GTTGTCAATTCCATCTGTATCCTGTCAATTACTGGAAAAGTAGCTTCTTGTGATGGCACAATTCATATTTGGAATGGGCAGACAGGAAAGCTCATAGCTGCTCATACCGAGTCGTCAACAAGCTTTCCTCTGCAAACTGCATCTGTTGAACAGGCAAACATGCTTAATCAGGACGCGCTCTCAGGTGGAATATTGTCAAATGCATTTCGTGGTAGCTTGTATACGACCATGCATTATATGGCATCTGAAGATAAACTTGTTGCTGGCATGGGAAATGGATCTATCAG ATTTATTGATGTCTCTCGGGATCAGAAGCTGCATTTATGGAAGAGTGATTCGGCTGAAATCTCCTTCTCATCACTTGTGTCAGCTATTTGCTCGTCTGGCTCAGACAAGCCGAGGAATGGTAGCCTAGTGGCTTCATCATCCTGGATTGCAGCAGGTCTAAGCTCTGGTTATTGTCGATTACTTGACGAGCGTAGTGGGAAAATCATTGCAGTTTGGCGAGCACATGATGGTCACATTACGAAG TTGGCATCACCAGAGGACCACTTGATTGCATCTAGCTCCCTTGACAAGACTCTTCGAATTTGGGATCTAAGAAG GAACCTATCAGTCCAGTCAAACATTTTCAGAAGCCATTcagatggcatctttgacttctcTGTTTGGGGCCAAGACCTGGTATCAGTGACAAGAAACAAAATTGCACTTACTTCCCTATCGAGATCAACAAGTGAG ATCGGACATCAGCAGCTCGTACTTCAGAACTTATGTTCGACTGACAGAGGAGTAAAATATAAAAACATGTCTGTTCTTTCGGCTATTTCTGTGCTTCCTCTGTCAAGATTGTTTGTCGTTGGAACAGAAGATGGTTTTCTCAAAATCTGCCATTAG
- the LOC123411092 gene encoding uncharacterized protein LOC123411092 translates to MGNLLLAKREGRQTKAVATMERRRGVSASLVLGLLLVTTIACHGARDIPATEPTEPYRPQNVFGFGGFYPGPSVSWVFPGPNGVTPQVGFGGMPGSASFPGTGGSPLTPGGTGVVGVHAAANP, encoded by the coding sequence ATGGGCAACTTGCTCTTGGCAAAACGAGAAGGTCGGCAAacaaaagcagtagcaacaatggAGAGGCGTAGGGGCGTCAGCGCGAGCCTTGTTCTTGGCCTCCTGCTCGTCACCACCATTGCTTGCCATGGTGCGAGGGACATCCCGGCAACTGAGCCCACCGAGCCCTACCGTCCCCAGAACGTCTTTGGGTTCGGTGGCTTCTACCCTGGCCCGTCGGTCAGCTGGGTGTTTCCAGGGCCAAACGGCGTCACGCCACAGGTAGGCTTCGGCGGGATGCCGGGCTCTGCTTCCTTCCCTGGCACTGGTGGCTCGCCCTTGACGCCCGGTGGCACTGGTGTGGTCGGCGTTCATGCTGCTGCCAATCCCTGA
- the LOC123407108 gene encoding RING-H2 finger protein ATL34-like → MSQPQDRIIAGIFIGIVASLLVSIIVCSLCRGHRNSRAPRPLSERSTVITTVRVDQRQLRQACAASPTAGLPAFTYSLSVKHNVTGGGEEAATCSVCLGAFHLGETVRLLPACLHLYHAECIDPWLDAHSTCPICRSDTDPATGVGRLPPAA, encoded by the coding sequence ATGTCTCAGCCTCAGGACAGGATCATCGCCGGCATCTTCATCGGCATCGTGGCCTCCCTGCTCGTGTCCATCATCGTGTGCAGCCTGTGCCGGGGCCACCGCAACAGCCGCGCTCCGCGGCCACTCTCGGAGCGTAGTACTGTCATCACTACTGTCCGCGTCGACCAGCGGCAGCTTCGGCAGGCCTGCGCCGCCAGCCCGACGGCCGGCCTCCCGGCGTTCACGTACAGCCTGTCGGTGAAGCACAACGTGACGGGcggaggggaggaggcggcgacgtgCTCGGTTTGCCTCGGCGCGTTCCATCTCGGGGAGACGGTGCGGCTGCTGCCGGCGTGCCTGCACCTGTACCACGCGGAGTGCATCGACCCGTGGCTGGACGCGCACTCGACGTGCCCGATCTGCCGCTCCGACACTGACCCGGCCACGGGCGTTGGCCGGCTGCCACCTGCTGCTTAG
- the LOC123411090 gene encoding protein GFS12 isoform X1, which produces MACSPGTGEMCPECLERRIRSDLAGSGLSFVHGVSDSPLPFASSAVVQMASDGPDQCIGSQKTCSYFVLVVLNGGKTYVDTKNCENNPLEQSLIFKDDNHCAVQADSSPGIEHIEDLQSSSSSNNQQLILNIISKLTPVYYLGRVSTTEIRDLMASYMNLSVEQNVINSLNLLCENTISGSAGLGFLSFVGFSAFDDIHPSGLVRHPNILPVLGVVESSDCCYMFQPKAPYTLENIMHYSPEALCSDWHIRFFIYQMISALAYLHDFGVHHDNLKPSTILMSDSLWPYLSISDTSHVKQNRGFGGPEGSTRNSCCAEEDCSSRSIFASFNLSSSLDWSSHFKRWWTGELSNYEYLLVLNKIAGRRWGDPAFHPVMPWVIDFTVKPDENSDIGWRDLTKSKWRLAKGDEQLDFTYSSSDVPYHVSDECLSELAVCSYKARRLSKTILRSAVRSVYEPNEYPSSMQRLYQWTPDECIPEFFSDPWIFVSLHSEMSNLALPSWVTSSEEFICLHRDALESDRVSQQLHHWIDITFGYKLAGEASVEAKNVMLPPNDPSRPKSIGRRQLFTKPHPKRLISTPHSAYHSKVESCARCQGKGSNSTTDVLLNDSNPPSMFSQVDYLEEFEQATLFMELQHHLNPIYSYSNTAACCCSSVKCPKSHFSDQEVLQPDNVLSAVPDFDFGSYLECFESDDNSFIGYQELLRWKQRSSSVIEHHANDIFSIGCMLAEMYLHRPLFDASLLAAYKETGMLPEALHELPVHVSLLVESCIQRQWKRRPCSKHLLESPYFPPSVRSAYMFLAPLQLLCTSGDRLKYVTKLASEGALKAMGEFAAEVCAPYCLPFVSSSRSDVDTESCLRLLKEFLKCLSVQAAKKLILPIIQKILQASEYSHLKVSLLQDSFVRELWKKLGKRTYIEKVHPLVIANLHNSPNKITASSASIVLIGSSEELGIPITVHQTLLPLIHTFGKGLCADGIETLVRIGGLLGESFIVKQILPLLRNVILFCIDSSKVIKPEPQQSWNSFALIDGLSALEGLVSVLPVKAVLRELFQDQVCLHIKILMLIHLDLHVIQVAATAFVDLCLRIGPDNTVIHVLPHLKELFAELAFFQESSAVSLPTKGLKISERNKSEPIKMESRIDLVLLLYPFLASLVGIEKLREYCSTWFLLEQSLQRLYNWKFEASSKCSISAENLKTERFQPGSDTSSEVVPTEPFNGAGWSASRSQFPKTGWMAASKHRSRLEHGTSSDNLSPSTSGSHPWFWFPTPDSSWGVPDLLGRSSGLKDELPWKIEASVLYSARAHPGALRSLEVHDDECTVFTGGVGPGFKGSVQRWELANMNCTSGYYGHEEVVNSICILSITGKVASCDGTIHIWNGQTGKLIAAHTESSTSFPLQTASVEQANMLNQDALSGGILSNAFRGSLYTTMHYMASEDKLVAGMGNGSIRFIDVSRDQKLHLWKSDSAEISFSSLVSAICSSGSDKPRNGSLVASSSWIAAGLSSGYCRLLDERSGKIIAVWRAHDGHITKLASPEDHLIASSSLDKTLRIWDLRRNLSVQSNIFRSHSDGIFDFSVWGQDLVSVTRNKIALTSLSRSTSEIGHQQLVLQNLCSTDRGVKYKNMSVLSAISVLPLSRLFVVGTEDGFLKICH; this is translated from the exons ATGGCTTGCTCGCCGGGGACGGGGGAGATGTGCCCGGAGTGCCTGGAGCGGCGCATCCGATCCGACCTCGCTGGTTCCGGACTCTCCTTCGTCCACGGCGTCTCCGACTCCCCGCTCCCCTTCGCCTCCTCCGCTGTCGTCCAG ATGGCATCTGATGGACCCGACCAATGTATTGGGAG CCAGAAGACCTGTAGTTATTTTGTATTGGTGGTACTAAATGGTGGTAAGACATACGTGGATACAAAAAACTG TGAAAACAACCCATTGGAGCAATCACTCATATTTAAAGATGATAATCATTGTGCTGTGCAAGCAGATTCCTCTCCTGGTATTGAACATATTGAAGATCTTCAAAGTTCTTCTAGCTCGAATAATCAGCAACTAATTCTAAACATAATCAGCAAGTTAACTCCTGTTTACTATCTGGGCAGAGTCTCCACTACAGAAATTAGAGATCTTATGGCAAGTTATATGAATTTATCCGTTGAACAGAATGTGATTAATTCACTAAATCTGCTATGTGAAAACACCATTAGTGGATCAGCTGGTTTAGGTTTTCTCAGTTTTGTTGGATTTTCAGCATTCGATGATATACATCCTTCTGGGCTTGTGAGACATCCCAACATCTTACCTGTGTTAGGTGTTGTAGAATCATCTGATTGCTGCTACATGTTTCAACCAAAAGCTCCATACACTTTGGAGAACATCATGCACTACAGTCCAGAGGCATTGTGCTCAGATTGGCACATCAGATTTTTCATCTACCAAATGATATCTGCATTGGCATATCTTCATGATTTTGGAGTTCATCACGACAATCTGAAACCATCAACCATCTTGATGTCAGATTCTCTATGGCCTTATCTCAGCATAAGTGATACATCTCATGTTAAACAGAACCGGGGTTTTGGGGGACCTGAAGGTTCAACGCGTAATTCATGCTGTGCTGAGGAGGATTGTTCTTCAAGATCCATTTTTGCTAGTTTCAATCTTTCATCATCCTTAGATTGGTCTTCTCACTTCAAACGATGGTGGACTGGGGAGTTGAGCAATTACGAGTACCTTCTTGTCTTGAACAAGATAGCTGGTAGGAGATGGGGTGATCCAGCTTTTCATCCGGTGATGCCTTGGGTAATAGATTTCACAGTGAAGCCTGACGAAAATTCTGACATTGGCTGGAGAGACCTCACCAAAAGTAAATGGCGGTTGGCAAAGGGCGATGAACAATTGGATTTTACTTACTCATCATCTGATGTTCCATATCATGTTTCTGACGAGTGTCTCTCAGAGCTAGCAGTTTGCAGTTACAAAGCAAGAAGGCTATCAAAGACCATCTTGAGGTCAGCTGTCCGCTCTGTCTACGAGCCCAACGAATACCCATCTAGTATGCAAAGGCTTTATCAATGGACTCCAGATGAATGCATCCCAGAGTTCTTTAGTGATCCTTGGATTTTTGTCTCTCTTCATTCTGAAATGAGTAATTTGGCTTTGCCTTCTTGGGTGACCTCTTCAGAGGAATTCATTTGTCTTCACAGGGATGCCTTAGAGAGTGACCGAGTCTCACAACAACTGCATCATTGGATTGATATAACCTTTGGCTATAAACTTGCTGGGGAGGCATCTGTTGAAGCTAAGAATGTCATGTTGCCTCCCAATGATCCGTCAAGGCCTAAATCAATTGGGCGACGGCAACTTTTTACAAAGCCACATCCTAAGCGTCTTATTAGCACACCTCACTCAGCCTACCACAGTAAAGTGGAATCTTGTGCAAGATGCCAAGGAAAAGGAAGCAATTCAACTACTGATGTGTTGTTAAATGACAGTAATCCCCCAAGTATGTTTTCACAAGTTGATTATTTGGAAGAGTTTGAAcaagcaacattatttatggagcTTCAACATCATTTGAATCCAATATACAGTTACTCTAACACTGCTGCTTGTTGTTGCTCGTCAGTCAAATGTCCCAAGAGCCATTTTTCAGATCAGGAAGTATTGCAACCTGATAATGTATTATCAGCGGTGCCTGATTTTGATTTTGGCTCCTATCTCGAATGCTTTGAGTCCGATGATAATTCTTTTATTGGTTATCAAGAGCTGTTGCGCTGGAAGCAAAGGTCTAGTTCTGTTATTGAGCATCATGCAAATGATATATTTTCAATAGGGTGCATGTTAGCAGAAATGTATCTGCACAGACCACTTTTTGATGCTTCCTTGCTAGCTGCATATAAAGAAACTGGTATGCTGCCAGAAGCACTCCATGAATTGCCTGTTCATGTCAGTTTGCTTGTTGAGTCATGTATCCAAAGGCAATGGAAAAG GAGGCCGTGTTCAAAGCATCTTCTGGAGTCACCATATTTTCCTCCGTCAGTTCGATCCGCATATATGTTTCTTGCTCCACTTCAACTTCTGTGTACATCTGGAGATCGCCTGAAGTATGTTACTAAGCTTGCAAGTGAAGGGGCACTTAAAGCCATGGGAGAATTTGCTGCTGAAGTGTGTGCACCTTACTGCCTACCTTTTGTTTCATCATCTCGGTCGGATGTTGACACCGAGTCTTGCTTGCGTCTGCTTAAAGAGTTTTTGAAGTGCTTGAGTGTCCAAGCAGCTAAGAAACTTATTCTGCCCATCATTCAGAAAATCTTACAG GCATCAGAATATTCACATCTGAAGGTTTCTCTCCTTCAAGATTCTTTTGTCCGAGAATTATGGaaaaaattgggaaaaagaacttATATTGAGAAGGTGCATCCCTTGGTCATAGCAAACTTACACAATTCACCTAACAAGATCACTGCATCTTCTGCATCCATTGTTTTAATTGGTTCAAGTGAGGAACTAGGAATACCAATCACTGTTCATCAG ACACTTTTACCACTAATCCACACTTTCGGCAAAGGTTTATGTGCTGATGGAATTGAAACTTTGGTCAGGATAG GTGGACTTCTTGGGGAAAGTTTTATTGTCAAGCAAATTCTCCCCTTGCTGAGGAATGTTATACTTTTTTGTATTGACTCCTCCAAGGTGATTAAGCCAGAACCACAGCAGAGTTGGAACTCTTTTGCTCTGATTGATGGCTTATCTGCGTTGGAAGGCCTTGTATCAGTTCTTCCAGTTAAGGCAGTTCTCAGGGAGCTTTTCCAG GACCAAGTCTGTCTTCATATAAAGATTCTTATGCTGATCCATTTGGACCTTCATGTGATTCAG GTGGCAGCTACTGCATTTGTTGACCTTTGTCTACGAATTGGACCAGATAATACTGTCATACATGTTTTGCCACATCTAAAAGAGCTTTTTGCTGAATTGGCCTTTTTTCAAGAGTCTTCTGCTGTTAGCCTTCCTACAAAAGGGTTAAAAAtctcagaaagaaacaaaagtgaGCCGATTAAAATGGAATCTAGAATCGATCTCGT GTTGTTGCTATATCCTTTCCTGGCATCACTTGTTGGAATAGAGAAGCTCCGTGAATACTGCTCTACATGGTTTCTATTGGAGCAGTCTCTTCAAAGGTTGTACAATTGGAAG TTTGAGGCTTCCAGTAAATGTTCTATAAGTGCTGAAAATTTGAAAACTGAAAGGTTTCAGCCTGGCAGCGACACCTCGTCTGAGGTTGTTCCAACAGAACCTTTTAACGGGGCAGGGTGGTCTGCGTCTCGATCTCAATTCCCTAAAACTGGTTGGATGGCAGCTTCCAAGCACAGATCTAGGCTCGAGCATGGGACATCTAGTGACAATTTGTCTCCATCAACTTCTGGAAGTCACCCGTGGTTTTGGTTCCCTACTCCTGACAGTAGTTGGGGCGTACCAGATCTTCTTGGACGTAGTAGCGGTTTGAAGGATGAACTTCCATGGAAGATCGAAGCTTCAGTCCTTTACTCAGCCCGTGCACACCCTGGGGCTCTGCGGTCATTAGAAGTCCATGATGATGAGTGCACGGTTTTTACTGGGGGAGTTGGACCTGGTTTTAAAGGAAGTGTACAGCGTTGGGAGTTGGCCAACATGAATTGCACATCTGGATATTATGGACATGAAGAG GTTGTCAATTCCATCTGTATCCTGTCAATTACTGGAAAAGTAGCTTCTTGTGATGGCACAATTCATATTTGGAATGGGCAGACAGGAAAGCTCATAGCTGCTCATACCGAGTCGTCAACAAGCTTTCCTCTGCAAACTGCATCTGTTGAACAGGCAAACATGCTTAATCAGGACGCGCTCTCAGGTGGAATATTGTCAAATGCATTTCGTGGTAGCTTGTATACGACCATGCATTATATGGCATCTGAAGATAAACTTGTTGCTGGCATGGGAAATGGATCTATCAG ATTTATTGATGTCTCTCGGGATCAGAAGCTGCATTTATGGAAGAGTGATTCGGCTGAAATCTCCTTCTCATCACTTGTGTCAGCTATTTGCTCGTCTGGCTCAGACAAGCCGAGGAATGGTAGCCTAGTGGCTTCATCATCCTGGATTGCAGCAGGTCTAAGCTCTGGTTATTGTCGATTACTTGACGAGCGTAGTGGGAAAATCATTGCAGTTTGGCGAGCACATGATGGTCACATTACGAAG TTGGCATCACCAGAGGACCACTTGATTGCATCTAGCTCCCTTGACAAGACTCTTCGAATTTGGGATCTAAGAAG GAACCTATCAGTCCAGTCAAACATTTTCAGAAGCCATTcagatggcatctttgacttctcTGTTTGGGGCCAAGACCTGGTATCAGTGACAAGAAACAAAATTGCACTTACTTCCCTATCGAGATCAACAAGTGAG ATCGGACATCAGCAGCTCGTACTTCAGAACTTATGTTCGACTGACAGAGGAGTAAAATATAAAAACATGTCTGTTCTTTCGGCTATTTCTGTGCTTCCTCTGTCAAGATTGTTTGTCGTTGGAACAGAAGATGGTTTTCTCAAAATCTGCCATTAG